The Leishmania braziliensis MHOM/BR/75/M2904 complete genome, chromosome 25 genome includes a region encoding these proteins:
- a CDS encoding putative epsin: protein MNFTQQLWSVKEWGRVMASRSEYVTLVHEATNDEKWGPTGPQMDAVCNAYTRGSSEILNELRNRLNNRNKSWRPCYKSLLVIDYLARNVDGRYLPEICALVPLMRSISTSFYYTNPKGVDHGVSVRERAKKLADLLSDGLQLREERAVAANTREKLSRNAHDCGGPNIDPYDGAYSGGYRENNERDNYGGYGNAPRQAYDSYRPSPPPAPVLARPLSKEEQERCDMGLALRMQRDEERRSGISAAQLEVMYANRARQNKHEAEPHRVTVEEDDERLARRLQHEEEERARSQGLSLPTLNSSKPSTTPVRPPSPKVIPSAELEKPSQPEAKVLDDLFTPPPVAPPAAPAPAPAPVAPADPFDAFLNASLVSAPPQQSPLVPQQQQVLPQQNAWGHPQAPSGAWGAPQPQQPQQQPPQQPPQQPPQQPSLWGQFSSAPPSNSWAQPQPQQSNSWGQFQQGLSQQQPMGNSSSASTWGQPTTLQTRDPWGQSQESPLPPQSSSWGQFQQQPQLGSWNQVSAPAQQLPDLSNRPQEATTTTTHNTTNNAGNLDMWGALDQFANQRHK, encoded by the coding sequence ATGAACTTCACACAGCAGCTGTGGTCTGTGAAGGAGTGGGGCCGGGTGATGGCCAGCAGAAGCGAGTACGTCACACTTGTGCACGAGGCGACCAACGATGAAAAGTGGGGGCCAACGGGTCCGCAGATGGATGCTGTGTGCAACGCTTACACCCGCGGCAGCTCCGAGATCCTGAACGAGCTGCGCAACCGTCTCAACAACCGTAACAAATCGTGGCGGCCTTGCTACAAGTCACTGCTTGTGATTGACTACCTCGCCCGAAACGTTGATGGGCGTTACCTGCCGGAGATCTGCGCCTTGGTGCCCCTCATGCGCTCCATCTCCACTAGTTTCTACTACACCAATCCTAAGGGTGTTGATCACGGCGTGTCGGTGCGGGAGCGGGCGAAGAAGCTCGCGGACCTGCTCAGTGatggcctgcagctgcgtgaggAGCGCGCTGTAGCGGCGAATACAAGAGAGAAGCTCTCCCGCAACGCCCATGATTGCGGCGGCCCGAACATCGACCCCTACGATGGCGCGTACAGCGGTGGGTATCGCGAAAACAACGAGCGTGACAATTACGGTGGCTACGGCAACGCCCCCCGCCAGGCCTATGACTCGtaccgcccctccccccctcccgccccgGTGCTGGCCCGCCCGCTCAGtaaggaggagcaggagcggtgCGACATGGGGTTGGCGCTGCGCATGCAGCGTGAtgaggagcggcgcagcgggatTTCGgccgcgcagctggaggTAATGTACGCAAACAGGGCTCGCCAGAACAAACACGAGGCAGAGCCCCACAGGGTGACCGtggaggaagacgacgagAGACTTGCCAGGCGACTCCAGcatgaagaggaggagcgggcGCGGTCCCAGGGCCTATCACTGCCGACGCTCAACTCGAGCAAGCCATCCACCACGCCAGTAAGGCCCCCCTCGCCCAAGGTGATTCCTTccgcggagctggagaaACCCAGTCAGCCTGAGGCGAAAGTGCTGGACGATCTCTtcactcctccccccgtcGCCCCACCCGCTGCCCCTGCCCCTGCCCCTGCCCCTGTTGCGCCTGCGGACCCCTTCGATGCCTTCCTCAACGCCAGCCTGGTAtctgcaccaccgcagcagagCCCGTTGGTTcctcaacagcagcaggtcCTCCCTCAGCAGAATGCATGGGGGCACCCCCAGGCACCCAGTGGCGCTTGGGGTgcaccacagccgcagcagccgcagcagcagccgccgcagcagccgccgcagcagccgccgcagcagcccaGCCTGTGGGGACAATTTTCCAGCGCTCCACCAAGCAATTCATGGGCGCAAcctcagccgcagcagtcgaACTCATGGGGCCAATTTCAGCAGGGTctctcacagcagcagcccatgGGCAATAGCAGTAGCGCTAGCACGTGGGGTCAACCTACTACATTGCAGACACGGGACCCGTGGGGCCAGTCGCAGGagtcaccgctgccgccgcagtcaAGCTCATGGGGCCAatttcagcagcagcctcagtTGGGTAGTTGGAACCAGGTAtctgcaccagcgcagcagctgcccgACTTGTCGAACCGGCCACAGGAAGCTACCACGACGACGACTCATAACACCACCAACAACGCGGGTAACTTGGATATGTGGGGGGCGTTGGACCAGTTCGCCAACCAACGCCAcaaatga
- a CDS encoding myosin heavy chain kinase c-like protein — MMRPDMADFTSSLQSVSSSTLTTPQNAKVGLPRRMDLSPQSLHEEVESLRSSMGFTADSGGPSPPLPSQQLPTDQPRQHKSDKSHHTSRENSPRSPNGSCSGGALLSQSSLPLLPLLASVMGSHTEFLTQFAVPSSQTINGKEHDQGMSFSSADAAPSPALNTLSSRLLPALESVSPSGVIAEPLVASSAGKDLSSPALRGGFLPESISRVESSVSSLSHSAVRLHRGRARGSRSGDCNEGPSGMDGNRNDDSTSLLPLPLIAQSLTSASSSLRGRQLTPALQELGTSNAPTVLPMLSCSSSQTSMHHGDEDPCLALALTIVADASTAVGQPSRSPHPVFLPTSMHKCGDAIPIEPSSSFSLPQSSRRAPVVDRGCDDDSETGADLPTHLKSNDRGGGTGIFPRPPVLLTVEAALLTLTDDLIEPWPLQNSTTMEAAMCGSNPASPSAKRAVITPIADAGSSRFDTSFPESVEYAPEITWLPTGERFSDPKHGSAQSLDHDNCSTAARGATCQRRPSDSIENDDAVHPKRAKCRRKKGRKEGKAKRQKNGETAAEGENGVVGEALKTVAVGHKSDSGLARKRERKRQLKHEKMKAMSSEERRQYKAEHQRRRAAKKAMRSFAAADSSHIERSDHADMSGSRQCHSSAPSFSSLPKVLPTVSIVEQHLPLSSSPELPQPSIFVTAAAAVPDATSTNPHARQSSPESQVEQSLPSLSGRTSLEDLGATLSPHVLASTCSASTKTPGDRGSALLNTLQVRRCTSASGDGVPVMLGMALPAKGVSGTPAPFRRRFFSDNTDMTQEHGCKNSFLYLTSSTPAKVLGQEGQLQVRDAGAEGCGLECDAALETDDDDANSYAHNEKGGPLCKQLMNGSSGAIDVGPERASMPSRSALSPAPHPPAAAAGSGTAAILELKQGHEVRPRHLLHSPAAGTSLPAVLASVVNVNGNVASVAVSEFMSVTASASGQGTHHRQVPSVALRSDTEASQSMGPYQNQSHGGDSLTDAAKNETVAVSVSSMLCSSLSNRSRTKDEEKAAAEPAARGDVGNESCIAGRRTLASVVAASVELAAARKARRSPFSSCSSFRSRSSDDESAESSTECSYSSSGSLVPEVLPLVEGCNGPPPAAAFSDLKYRYLCVPQLHSCAEPAIIHEWNLTEGCWGRVETSVVLSTQPFSQGYMRASYYMIDMRRLNCLLVAKRYLKSNVKDDQYFDDVSMHSIAGHWARVFNTMNPPKRVRFVPAAVLMLPKRNPPLILAMEPQLTGKFVKYNNNFGYVRRRARWTPQAFSHFTYHASEHELMVVDIQGVDDYYTDPQILSPDGEGYGRGNLGKEGIHRFLESHKCNGVCRAVGLPPLHRNSKGVITPLASSGSGRSSAGPGTPAGKDWPSTAATSSSGLKEERLPPKAFMLARRASSGNTPGHGHNGVSLSSRQLNEVTVRLSPAPPPRQTLHSGSGLSSLSPVVAMPSPLTPGALPPRVGPVHNYGVKYVRCPRQALILPQSQYFVSTAAGGLMSVPQQGSGAPNGYSNGGSLSALQGYSTIGEQSSGNVGGSPANGSAGTPKGMACIGGHGGASPSPQGSVMMAVPLLRPPAGGRLGYAGCQPNTNPEGLYLLAAQKSGENVGTSHQTPHQTPHLRPNATTSMSGDVPSFYPHPPVISAVGTPTRKCISHQNSSMAVASTIQSTEDMLMTNRAGSQRHSFSRRPVFSAVEEMVTSKSKSRYQHHSHY; from the coding sequence ATGATGCGGCCGGACATGGCGGATTTCACGAGCAGCCTTCAGAGTGTTTCTTCCTCCACGCTGACTACCCCACAAAACGCCAAAGTCGGCTTGCCGCGTCGTATGGACTTGTCTCCGCAGTCACTGCATGAGGAGGTGGAGtccctccgcagcagcatgGGCTTCACAGCCGACTCTGGTGGGCcgtcgccgcctctgcctaGCCAGCAGCTACCCACAGACCAACCGCGGCAGCACAAGAGCGATAAGAGTCACCATACCAGCCGTGAGAACAGTCCCCGCTCCCCCAACGGGTCCTGTAGCGGGGGTGCACTACTTTCTCAGTCAAGCTtaccgttgctgccgctgttggccAGTGTGATGGGTTCGCACACAGAGTTTTTAACTCAATTCGCCGTCCCTTCCTCCCAAACGATAAATGGGAAGGAGCATGACCAAGGCATGAGTTTCTCTTCCGCCGACGCCGCTCCATCTCCGGCACTAAACACTCTCTCGTCGCGTTTGTTGCCTGCCCTAGAAAGTGTAAGCCCTAGTGGGGTGATAGCTGAGCCACTAGTCGCATCCTCGGCGGGCAAGGACTTGTCAAGCCCCgccctgcgcggcggctTTCTGCCTGAAAGCATTTCTCGCGTGGAGTCATCGGTGTCGTCCCTGTCACACAGCGCAGTCCGGCTGCACCGCGGCAGAGCGCGCGGTAGTCGTTCGGGCGACTGCAACGAGGGCCCCAGTGGCATGGACGGCAACAGGAACGATGATTCGACGTCGCTGCTTCCGCTGCCACTCATTGCACAGTCGCTGACGAGCGCCTCCTCAAGTTTGCGGGGCCGCCAGCTTACCCCAGCTCTGCAGGAGCTGGGGACTTCGAATGCCCCAACTGTTTTACCGATGCtgtcctgctcctcctcacagACCTCGATGCACCACGGAGACGAGGATCCCTGCCTTGCGCTCGCCCTGACGATTGTGGCCGATGCGTCGACAGCTGTTGGACAGCCATCGCGGTCACCGCATCCGGTGTTCCTCCCCACGAGCATGCATAAGTGTGGTGACGCCATTCCCATCGAGCCATccagctccttcagcttGCCGCAGTCCTCGCGCCGTGCACCTGTCGTGGACAGGGGTTGCGATGACGATTCGGAGACGGGGGCGGACCTTCCAACCCACCTCAAGTCTaacgaccgcggcggcggcaccggcatCTTTCCTAGACCCCCGGTGTTGCtcacggtggaggcggcgctgttgaCGCTGACAGACGATCTGATCGAGCCATGGCCCTTGCAAAATTCAACCACAATGGAGGCGGCGATGTGCGGAAGCAACCCTGCCTCTCCGAGTGCAAAACGCGCGGTTATCACACCCATCGCGGACGCCGGCTCCAGCCGCTTTGACACGTCCTTTCCCGAGAGCGTCGAGTACGCGCCTGAGATAACGTGGCTGCCGACTGGTGAGCGTTTCAGCGACCCCAAACACGGAAGTGCACAAAGCCTCGACCACGACAACTGCTCTACCGCCGCCCGCGGAGCGACATGCCAGCGGCGACCCAGCGACTCCATCGAGAACGACGACGCCGTGCACCCTAAGCGAGCAAAGTGCCGCCGGAAGAAGGGGCGGAAGGAGGGCAAGGCCAAGCGGCAAAAGAACGGCGAGACAGCGGCGGAGGGTGAGAACGGGGTGGTCGGTGAGGCGCTGAAGACGGTTGCGGTCGGGCACAAGTCGGACAGCGGTCTTGCCCGCAAGCGTGAGCGCAAGCGACAGCTGAAGCACGAGAAGATGAAGGCGATGTCGTCggaggagcggcggcagtaCAAGGCGGAGCATCAGCGCCGGCGTGCTGCGAAGAAGGCAATGCGTTCCTTTGCAGCTGCGGACTCGTCACACATTGAGCGCAGCGATCACGCTGACatgagcggcagcaggcagtgccacagcagcgccccctctttctcttcgcttcctAAAGTCCTGCCCACGGTGAGTATTGTTGAGCAGCATCTCCCACTATCTTCCTCACCGGAGCTGCCTCAGCCTTCGATATTTGTtaccgctgcggctgcagttCCTGATGCCACATCGACAAACCCGCACGCACGGCAGTCATCACCGGAGTCGCAAGTCGAGCAGAGTCTCCCAAGCCTGTCCGGCAGGACCTCTTTGGAGGATCTTGGCGCGACACTTTCACCGCATGTCCTCGCTAGCACGTGCAGCGCGTCAACCAAAACGCCGGGTGACCGAGGCAGCGCCTTGCTGAATACGCTTCAagtgcggcggtgcacgAGCGCCTCTGGTGACGGCGTTCCCGTCATGCTTGGCATGGCGCTCCCAGCGAAGGGGGTATCAGGTACTCCGGCGCCGTTTCGTCGCCGCTTTTTCAGTGACAACACCGACATGACGCAGGAGCATGGCTGCAAGAACAGCTTTCTCTACCTAACCAGCAGCACTCCCGCTAAGGTGCTCGGGCAAGAGGGGCAGCTACAGGTCCGCGACGCAGGCGCCGAGGGCTGCGGCCTGGAGTGCGATGCTGCACTCGAGAcggatgacgacgacgcgaATAGCTACGCTCACAATGAGAAGGGTGGCCCACTGTGTAAGCAACTGAtgaacggcagcagcggtgccatcGATGTGGGTCCTGAGCGCGCTTCGATGCCCAGCAGGAGTGCGCTGAGTCCAGCCCCACACCCtcctgcagccgcggcgggATCCGGCACGGCTGCCATTCTGGAGCTGAAGCAAGGACACGAAGTGCGGCCACGGCATCTGTTGCACTCGCCAGCGGCTGGTACCTCACTCCCTGCCGTGCTTGCTTCCGTGGTCAACGTCAATGGTAATGTTGCTTCGGTCGCTGTAAGCGAGTTCATGTCGGTGACTGCGTCTGCTTCCGGACAGGGCACTCATCATCGTCAGGTGCCGAGCGTGGCTCTGCGATCCGACACGGAGGCAAGCCAATCCATGGGGCCATATCAGAACCAATCACATGGGGGAGATTCGCTGACAGACGCCGCAAAGAATGAGACAGTTGCCGTGTCCGTGTCCTCCATGTTGTGCAGCTCCTTGTCCAATCGATCTCGCACCAAGGATGAGGAGAAGGCAGCGGCCGAGCCGGCAGCAAGGGGTGATGTTGGTAATGAGAGTTGTATCGCCGGGAGAAGAACTCTAGCATCGGTGGTAGCAGCATCAGTAGaactggcggcggcgcggaaGGCCAGGCGGAGCCCGTTCTCGTCGTGCTCCTCCTTTCGGagtcgcagcagcgatgacgaGAGCGCCGAAAGCAGCACTGAGTgcagctacagcagcagcggtagcctggtgccggaggtgctgccgctggtggagGGCTGCAACGGGCCGCCCCCTGCGGCTGCCTTTTCCGATCTCAAGTATCGTTACTTGTGTGTGCCGCAACTCCACAGCTGCGCCGAGCCGGCCATCATCCACGAGTGGAACCTCACTGAGGGCTGTTGGGGCAGAGTGGAGACGAGTGTGGTGCTCAGCACGCAGCCCTTCTCGCAGGGATACATGCGTGCTTCCTACTACATGATCGACATGCGTCGACTCAACTGCCTCTTGGTGGCGAAGCGGTACTTGAAGTCGAACGTGAAGGACGACCAGTACTTTGACGATGTCTCAATGCACAGCATTGCGGGCCACTGGGCACGCGTCTTCAACACAATGAACCCACCGAAGAGGGTCCGCTTCGTTCCTGCGGCTGTCCTGATGCTGCCAAAGCGCAACCCGCCGCTGATACTGGCTATGGAGCCGCAGCTGACCGGCAAGTTTGTGAAGTACAATAACAACTTCGGCTACGTGCGGCGAAGAGCGCGATGGACGCCTCAGGCCTTCTCTCACTTCACGTACCACGCCAGCGAGCATGAGCTTATGGTGGTGGACATCCAAGGTGTTGACGACTACTACACCGACCCACAGATTCTCTCCCCAGACGGTGAGGGGTATGGCCGCGGAAATCTCGGCAAAGAGGGCATCCACCGTTTCCTTGAGAGTCATAAGTGCAACGGGGTGTGTCGTGCTGTCGGCCTGCCACCGCTACATCGGAACTCCAAGGGTGTCATCACACCTCTGGCGTCGTCGGGAAGTGGCCGTAGCAGCGCCGGGCCAGGCACGCCGGCGGGAAAGGATTGGCCAAGTACAGCGGCGACTTCTTCGTCTGGGTTGAAGGAGGAGCGACTCCCCCCGAAGGCCTTCATGCTcgcacgccgcgcctcctcggGGAACACGCCAGGCCACGGGCACAACGGTGTGTCGCTCAGTTCGCGGCAGCTGAACGAGGTCACCGTGAGGTtgtcgccagcgccgccaccgcggcagaCACTGCACTCAGGCAGCGGGTTGTCGTCTCTGTCACCAGTGGTAGCGATGCCGTCTCCACTGACCCCTGGCGCCTTGCCACCCCGTGTGGGGCCGGTGCACAACTATGGTGTCAAGTACGTGCGGTGCCCGCGGCAGGCGCTTATCCTGCCGCAGAGCCAGTACTTCGtctccactgctgcaggtggGCTGATGTCGGTGCCGCAGcaaggcagcggtgcgccaaACGGGTACAGCAACGGCGGCTCGTTGTCGGCGCTTCAAGGCTATTCGACAATAGGTGagcagagcagcggcaatgTGGGCGGATCGCCAGCCAACGGAAGCGCTGGCACGCCTAAAGGCATGGCTTGTATTGGCGGCCATGGCGGTGCGAGTCCCTCTCCACAAGGCTCGGTGATGATGGcggtgccactgctgcgtcCGCCGGCGGGCGGGCGGCTCGGATACGCCGGATGCCAGCCTAACACCAACCCGGAAGGACTCTACCTCTTGGCGGCGCAGAAGAGCGGCGAGAACGTCGGCACGTCGCACCAGACGCCGCACCAGACGCCGCACCTGCGGCCCAACGCCACCACCAGTATGAGCGGCGACGTGCCCAGTTTCTACCCGCACCCACCTGTGATCAGCGCTGTCGGTACCCCTACCAGAAAGTGCATCTCGCACCAGAACTCTTCCATGGCAGTGGCGTCGACGATCCAATCCACCGAAGATATGCTCATGACAAATAGGGCCGGGTCACAGCGCCACTCCTTCAGTCGCCGGCCAGTCTTCTCGGCTGTCGAGGAGATGGTGACGAGTAAGTCCAAGTCTCGCTACCAGCATCATTCACACTATTAG